In Opitutaceae bacterium TAV5, one genomic interval encodes:
- a CDS encoding oxidoreductase, producing the protein MASGLPRNPRVFDTADELIESGLADVVCICTPPADHEHIAVAALARGIHVICEKPLAHTLESGRRVLEAAERSSALLMPGFRHRFLPAIRRIRELVVAGAIGEIVYLNNVFAGPASFLKDRWFGKRAIAGGGALMDTTSHSVDLFRFLCGEIGGQRGFTHTSLPGIDVEDTGILIVKSEQGAVGAFTASWIAGTGSAVIDIMGTKGRIFFDYDRDTEIRVLPAEGGEPQIIAVKSSLGFVEEMAHFFRAIRGEEPLGCTARDGLRALEIIQNVYTA; encoded by the coding sequence ATGGCCTCCGGCCTGCCAAGAAATCCCCGGGTCTTCGACACTGCAGATGAACTGATCGAATCCGGCCTGGCCGACGTCGTCTGCATCTGCACGCCACCGGCGGATCACGAGCATATCGCGGTCGCGGCACTCGCCCGCGGCATCCATGTCATCTGCGAGAAGCCGCTCGCGCACACCCTGGAATCCGGTCGGCGCGTGCTGGAGGCGGCGGAGCGTTCGTCCGCCCTGCTCATGCCCGGTTTCCGGCATCGCTTTCTGCCCGCCATCCGCCGCATCCGGGAACTGGTCGTGGCGGGGGCCATCGGCGAAATCGTTTACCTGAACAATGTCTTTGCCGGTCCGGCCTCCTTCCTGAAAGACCGCTGGTTTGGCAAACGCGCCATTGCCGGCGGAGGGGCGCTGATGGATACCACCAGCCACTCGGTGGACCTTTTCCGCTTCCTCTGCGGCGAGATCGGCGGACAGCGCGGGTTCACGCATACCTCCCTGCCGGGTATCGATGTCGAGGATACCGGTATCCTGATCGTCAAATCGGAACAGGGTGCCGTCGGTGCGTTCACCGCGTCGTGGATCGCCGGCACGGGATCGGCGGTCATTGACATCATGGGCACGAAGGGCCGGATCTTTTTCGACTACGACCGCGACACGGAGATTCGCGTGCTGCCGGCCGAAGGAGGAGAGCCGCAGATTATTGCCGTCAAATCCAGCTTGGGTTTCGTCGAGGAGATGGCTCACTTTTTCCGTGCGATTCGCGGAGAAGAGCCGCTCGGCTGTACCGCCCGCGACGGCCTGCGCGCCCTGGAAATCATACAGAACGTTTACACCGCCTGA
- a CDS encoding N-acylglucosamine 2-epimerase, translating to MPSFSPVRFASGVSLCFATDDGVAGVGSRTLADWKVELGNQLDRTLAFWTSPRLRDERHGGFLVFLDEELRPTGRTEKNLIVHLRMLYNYALALHRCREPARRRELQAEYERQFRFLVVKFHDKKDGGWHWELNRDGSVADPSKVGVGEIYAIYILAELFRMIGDPEAREYARKTFELIEARSADPLHGGYFDRRDLPPAHRLNLRKQSATHLHMILALARLYRSSPRDIYRRRAQQLIDIMCTRFHAPNGNGYYALTRDFRPIEDARPWENGQFNTITCYGHNMEMLWYVLDAVQTFGGEPASLRPWWENLMSGFFEYGLRDGVGVNYIGPPDGPTRDTRILWWSQNEAMITLMRLYEVTGEENYLRHFERITRWSFDNMARDGTGCWFSVVDMDGHRLTGENYRGGTNWKVDFHVVRALRLCLRSLDRIMAARAP from the coding sequence GTGCCATCCTTCTCTCCAGTCCGGTTTGCCTCAGGCGTCTCCTTGTGTTTCGCAACGGACGATGGCGTCGCCGGCGTCGGGAGCAGGACGCTGGCGGACTGGAAGGTCGAACTGGGAAACCAGCTCGACCGCACGCTGGCCTTCTGGACGTCTCCCCGGCTCCGCGACGAGCGCCATGGCGGCTTCCTCGTGTTTCTCGACGAGGAGTTGCGACCGACCGGACGGACGGAGAAAAACCTGATCGTCCACCTGCGCATGCTCTACAACTACGCGCTCGCCCTCCATCGCTGTCGCGAGCCGGCGCGCAGGCGGGAGCTTCAGGCGGAGTATGAGCGCCAGTTCCGTTTTCTGGTCGTAAAATTCCACGACAAAAAGGACGGCGGATGGCACTGGGAGCTGAATCGCGACGGCAGCGTCGCGGACCCGTCGAAAGTCGGCGTCGGCGAGATCTACGCGATCTATATCCTCGCCGAGCTTTTTCGCATGATCGGCGATCCGGAGGCCCGGGAGTATGCCCGGAAAACCTTCGAGCTGATCGAGGCTCGCTCCGCGGATCCGCTTCACGGAGGTTATTTCGACCGCCGCGACCTGCCGCCCGCCCATCGGCTGAATCTCCGCAAACAGAGCGCCACGCACCTGCACATGATTCTGGCCCTGGCCCGCCTTTACCGGTCCAGCCCGCGGGATATCTACCGCCGCCGCGCGCAGCAGCTCATCGACATCATGTGCACGCGCTTTCACGCGCCCAACGGCAACGGCTATTATGCACTGACCCGGGATTTCCGGCCGATCGAAGACGCCCGGCCTTGGGAGAACGGGCAATTCAACACCATCACCTGCTACGGGCACAACATGGAGATGCTCTGGTATGTGCTCGACGCCGTGCAGACCTTCGGAGGAGAGCCCGCCAGCCTTCGACCTTGGTGGGAAAATCTCATGTCAGGATTTTTTGAATACGGACTTCGCGACGGCGTCGGCGTGAACTACATCGGCCCGCCCGATGGCCCCACCCGGGATACCCGCATCCTCTGGTGGAGCCAGAACGAGGCCATGATCACGCTGATGCGCCTCTACGAGGTGACCGGTGAAGAGAACTATCTGCGCCATTTCGAGCGGATCACCCGCTGGAGCTTCGACAACATGGCCCGCGACGGCACCGGCTGCTGGTTTTCCGTCGTCGATATGGACGGACACCGCCTGACCGGCGAAAACTACCGCGGAGGCACCAACTGGAAGGTGGATTTTCATGTCGTCCGGGCGCTCCGTCTCTGCCTCCGCTCGCTCGACCGCATTATGGCTGCGCGGGCCCCCTGA